The Tardiphaga alba genome includes a window with the following:
- a CDS encoding FMN-binding negative transcriptional regulator, whose translation MYTPPRFQTDRSDALAFADARGFGTVCAFDGRKPIASAVPFYLEYGNDGTPHLAFHLARQNPLLKHADGVTSWTMAVLGADAYVSPDWYVSPDQVGTWLYQAVHLTGPVRLLPERELGAHLDALSARFESWLAPKPPWTSAKMARGRLEAMRKAIVGVVMAVDEVEGSFKLNQHKSDADHLAVMSALAMRPEPDAIEISDAMRKLRPHLFAEETSHLAAMAEAEGFMG comes from the coding sequence ACCGATCGCAGCGACGCTTTGGCGTTTGCGGATGCGCGTGGCTTTGGAACGGTGTGCGCCTTTGACGGCCGCAAGCCGATAGCCTCGGCGGTGCCGTTCTATCTCGAATACGGCAACGACGGCACGCCGCATCTGGCTTTCCATCTCGCGCGGCAGAACCCGCTTCTAAAGCACGCCGACGGTGTGACGTCGTGGACCATGGCGGTGCTCGGAGCCGACGCTTATGTCTCGCCCGACTGGTATGTCTCGCCGGATCAGGTCGGCACCTGGCTCTATCAGGCGGTGCATCTGACAGGGCCTGTGCGGCTTCTGCCCGAGCGCGAACTCGGCGCGCATCTTGACGCGCTGAGCGCGAGGTTCGAAAGCTGGCTCGCACCGAAGCCACCCTGGACCTCCGCCAAGATGGCCAGGGGGCGGCTCGAAGCGATGCGGAAGGCGATCGTCGGCGTGGTGATGGCCGTGGATGAAGTCGAGGGGAGCTTCAAGCTCAACCAGCACAAGTCCGATGCCGATCATCTGGCTGTCATGAGCGCGCTGGCCATGCGGCCAGAGCCGGACGCCATTGAGATTTCGGACGCGATGCGCAAATTACGGCCGCATTTGTTTGCGGAAGAGACGTCACATTTGGCTGCTATGGCCGAGGCGGAAGGATTTATGGGATGA
- the argC gene encoding N-acetyl-gamma-glutamyl-phosphate reductase, producing MSNKKKIAILGASGYTGAELVRLLLRHPKVELTILTADRRAGQQMGDVFPQFAPYELPTLVTIDSVDWTTAGIDLVFCALPHATTQKVLQDVLAKAPETKVVDLSADFRLSDPAAYAKWYGHEHHALELQKEAVYGLVEVYRRDIKKARLVANPGCYTSCAQLPLVPLIKAKAIETDEIVIDAKSGMTGAGRAAKEEMLFSEVSDGFNAYGVGKHRHMAELDEQFSKAAGKEVIVTFTPHLLPQNRGILSTIYVRGRRGKTAEELHEILVKQYEKEPFVYVLPFGKTPHTRHVRGSNMTFIGVAADRIPGRAIIVSTLDNLTKGASGQAVQNMNLVLGFAETLGIDQPAMFP from the coding sequence ATGAGCAACAAGAAGAAAATCGCCATTTTGGGCGCCTCTGGCTACACCGGCGCCGAACTGGTCCGGCTGCTGCTGCGCCACCCGAAGGTCGAGCTGACGATCCTCACTGCCGACCGGCGCGCCGGCCAGCAGATGGGCGACGTGTTTCCGCAATTCGCGCCTTATGAGCTGCCCACGCTGGTGACCATCGACAGCGTCGATTGGACCACCGCCGGCATCGACCTCGTGTTCTGCGCGCTGCCGCATGCGACCACGCAGAAGGTGCTGCAGGACGTTCTCGCCAAGGCGCCGGAGACCAAGGTCGTCGATCTCTCCGCCGACTTCCGGCTCAGCGATCCCGCGGCCTATGCCAAGTGGTACGGCCACGAGCATCATGCGCTGGAGCTGCAGAAGGAAGCCGTCTACGGCCTCGTCGAAGTCTATCGGCGCGACATCAAGAAGGCGCGGCTCGTCGCCAATCCCGGCTGCTACACATCCTGTGCGCAGCTGCCGCTGGTACCGCTGATCAAGGCCAAGGCCATCGAGACCGACGAGATCGTCATCGACGCCAAGTCGGGCATGACCGGCGCCGGCCGCGCCGCCAAGGAAGAGATGCTGTTCTCGGAAGTGTCCGACGGCTTCAACGCCTATGGCGTTGGCAAGCACCGGCACATGGCCGAGCTCGACGAGCAGTTCTCCAAGGCCGCCGGCAAGGAAGTAATCGTGACGTTCACGCCGCATCTGCTTCCGCAGAACCGCGGCATCCTCTCCACGATCTATGTGCGCGGCCGGCGCGGCAAGACTGCCGAGGAGCTGCACGAGATCCTGGTGAAGCAGTATGAGAAGGAGCCGTTCGTTTACGTGCTGCCATTCGGCAAGACGCCGCACACGCGGCATGTCCGCGGCTCCAACATGACCTTCATCGGCGTCGCCGCGGATCGTATCCCGGGCCGCGCGATCATCGTCTCGACCCTCGACAACCTCACCAAGGGCGCGTCGGGGCAGGCGGTTCAGAACATGAACCTGGTGCTGGGCTTTGCGGAAACGCTCGGCATCGATCAGCCGGCGATGTTCCCGTAA
- a CDS encoding GNAT family N-acetyltransferase encodes MSSEPSPTHPVQFAWCHDTTATDAVLGILLAYDDPAYISHSELQYGVADDIGRWSPDRATKARTYINGLLSNASSDETMLATATQGGVIVGFALVEISRLNPERPFATIHDLLFSPSVRGQGLGSALFDWLAEQCRTLGVTRFFLESGVDNHRAHHFFERHEFRQTSIVMMRDL; translated from the coding sequence ATGTCTTCCGAACCATCTCCGACGCATCCGGTACAATTCGCCTGGTGCCATGACACGACCGCAACCGACGCCGTTCTCGGTATCCTGCTGGCCTATGACGATCCCGCTTACATCTCCCATTCGGAGCTGCAATACGGCGTGGCTGACGACATCGGTCGCTGGTCGCCGGATCGCGCGACCAAGGCGCGGACATACATCAATGGCCTGCTGTCGAATGCGTCCAGCGACGAGACGATGCTGGCAACTGCGACACAGGGCGGCGTCATTGTGGGATTTGCTCTGGTCGAGATCTCCCGGCTCAATCCGGAACGTCCGTTCGCCACCATCCACGATTTGTTGTTTTCGCCGTCCGTGCGCGGTCAAGGGCTCGGTAGCGCCCTGTTCGACTGGCTCGCCGAGCAATGCCGCACGCTTGGCGTCACCCGCTTCTTCCTGGAGAGTGGCGTCGATAATCACCGCGCGCATCATTTCTTCGAACGACACGAATTCAGGCAAACGTCGATCGTGATGATGCGAGATCTGTGA
- a CDS encoding glutamine synthetase beta-grasp domain-containing protein, with protein sequence MTKFKLEYIWLDGYTPAQNLRGKTQIKEFDAFPTLEQLPLWGFDGSSTEQAEGRSSDCVLKPVAVFPDAARVNGVLVMCEVMMPDGVTPHVSNHRATILDDAGAWFGFEQEYFFYENGRPLGFPSEGYPAPQGPYYTGVGYKNVGSVAREIVEEHLDLCLAAGINHEGINAEVAKGQWEFQIFGKGSKRAADEMWIARYLLLRLTEKYGIDIEFHCKPLGDTDWNGSGMHANFSTEYMRTVGGKAYFEALMAQFDKNLMDHINVYGPDNHMRLTGKHETAPWNKFSYGVADRGASIRVPHSFVKNDYKGYLEDRRPNSQGCPYQIASQILKTISEVATEKKAVA encoded by the coding sequence ATGACCAAGTTTAAGCTCGAGTATATCTGGCTCGATGGCTACACCCCCGCCCAGAACCTGCGCGGCAAGACCCAGATCAAGGAATTCGACGCGTTCCCGACGCTTGAGCAGCTGCCCCTGTGGGGCTTCGACGGTTCATCCACCGAGCAGGCTGAAGGCCGTTCGTCGGATTGCGTGCTGAAGCCAGTCGCCGTGTTCCCGGATGCTGCCCGCGTCAATGGCGTGCTGGTGATGTGCGAAGTCATGATGCCCGATGGCGTCACCCCGCACGTGTCCAACCACCGCGCCACCATTCTCGACGACGCAGGCGCATGGTTCGGCTTCGAGCAGGAATACTTCTTCTACGAGAACGGCCGTCCGCTCGGCTTCCCGTCGGAAGGCTATCCGGCTCCGCAGGGCCCCTACTACACCGGCGTCGGCTACAAGAATGTCGGCTCGGTCGCCCGTGAAATCGTCGAAGAGCATCTCGACCTCTGCCTCGCCGCCGGCATCAACCACGAAGGCATCAATGCCGAAGTGGCCAAGGGCCAGTGGGAATTCCAGATCTTCGGCAAGGGCTCCAAGCGCGCCGCCGACGAAATGTGGATCGCTCGCTACCTGCTGCTCCGTCTGACGGAAAAGTACGGCATCGATATCGAATTCCACTGCAAGCCGCTCGGCGACACCGACTGGAACGGCTCGGGCATGCACGCCAACTTCTCGACCGAATATATGCGCACTGTCGGCGGCAAGGCTTACTTCGAAGCTCTGATGGCCCAGTTCGACAAGAACCTGATGGACCACATCAATGTCTATGGTCCGGACAACCACATGCGCCTGACCGGCAAGCACGAGACCGCGCCGTGGAACAAGTTCTCCTACGGCGTTGCCGACCGCGGCGCCTCGATCCGCGTGCCGCACTCGTTCGTCAAGAACGACTATAAGGGCTATCTGGAAGATCGCCGCCCGAACTCGCAGGGCTGCCCCTACCAGATCGCTTCGCAGATTTTGAAGACGATCTCCGAAGTCGCGACCGAAAAGAAGGCCGTCGCGTAA
- a CDS encoding DUF2735 domain-containing protein, whose protein sequence is MRTTNHSGQNQPTATIYQFPVGGRSGLNARPGEIKPADFHDYPAVDFGSGWYHDEAIADARKVEH, encoded by the coding sequence ATGAGGACTACCAATCATTCCGGTCAAAACCAGCCGACTGCAACCATTTATCAGTTCCCGGTAGGCGGCCGCTCGGGCCTCAATGCGCGCCCAGGCGAGATCAAGCCGGCAGACTTCCATGACTATCCCGCCGTGGATTTCGGCTCAGGCTGGTATCACGATGAAGCCATCGCTGACGCCAGGAAGGTGGAGCATTGA
- a CDS encoding glutaminase codes for MSKAAPDLQTVVTEIAEEMAQRPDRGEVATYIPELAGVDPNQFALVVVDADGNIAAGGDADVPFSIQSISKVFTLTLALGMVGDRLWKHVGREPSGNPFNSIVQLERERGVPRNPFINAGAIAVTDVILSGHQPREAIGEILRFMQFLSGDNSIVIDETVAASEKRTGFRNTALANYMKSFGVINNPVDFTLGVYFHHCAIAMSCRQLAMATRFLAYSGRNPSTGLSVVSSERARRINALMLMCGHYDGSGEFAYRVGLPGKSGVGGGIIAVAPGKASIAVWAPGLDHHGNSHLGRIALEELTRRLGWSIFGT; via the coding sequence ATGAGCAAAGCTGCGCCAGATCTCCAGACCGTCGTGACCGAAATAGCCGAGGAGATGGCGCAGCGGCCCGACCGCGGCGAAGTCGCCACCTACATTCCCGAACTCGCTGGCGTCGATCCCAACCAGTTCGCGCTGGTGGTCGTTGACGCTGACGGCAATATCGCCGCCGGCGGCGATGCGGACGTGCCGTTCTCGATCCAGAGCATCTCGAAGGTTTTCACGCTGACGCTGGCGCTCGGCATGGTCGGCGACCGGCTCTGGAAGCATGTCGGCCGCGAACCCTCGGGCAACCCGTTCAACTCCATCGTCCAGCTCGAGCGCGAACGCGGCGTGCCGCGTAACCCGTTCATCAATGCAGGCGCCATCGCCGTCACCGATGTGATCCTGTCCGGCCACCAGCCGCGCGAGGCGATCGGCGAGATCCTGCGTTTCATGCAGTTTCTGTCCGGTGACAATTCGATCGTGATCGATGAGACGGTGGCCGCCTCGGAAAAGCGCACCGGTTTTCGCAACACTGCGCTGGCGAACTACATGAAGTCGTTCGGGGTCATCAACAATCCCGTCGATTTCACGCTCGGCGTCTATTTCCATCACTGCGCCATTGCCATGTCATGCCGGCAGCTGGCCATGGCGACGCGGTTTCTGGCCTATTCCGGGCGCAATCCGAGCACCGGCCTGTCGGTGGTTTCATCCGAGCGCGCACGCCGGATCAATGCGCTGATGCTGATGTGCGGTCATTATGACGGCTCCGGCGAATTCGCCTACCGCGTCGGCCTGCCCGGCAAGAGCGGCGTCGGCGGCGGGATTATCGCGGTGGCGCCCGGCAAGGCATCCATAGCGGTCTGGGCGCCCGGTCTCGATCACCACGGCAATTCCCACTTGGGACGGATTGCGCTGGAAGAACTGACGCGGCGGCTGGGGTGGTCGATCTTTGGGACGTGA
- a CDS encoding MAPEG family protein, whose amino-acid sequence MTRELFWLTLTVILTGVMWLPYILNRIMVRGVGGAMANPSRADKPQAEWANRMMFAHDNAVENLIIFAPLVIILNLADVSTPATVMACMVYFWSRIAHLVVYTLGLPVLRTVAFMIGFVAQAVLAIAILRIPV is encoded by the coding sequence ATGACACGCGAGTTGTTCTGGCTGACGCTGACGGTGATTCTCACTGGCGTGATGTGGCTGCCCTACATCCTCAACCGCATCATGGTGCGCGGCGTCGGTGGCGCCATGGCCAATCCCTCGCGCGCGGACAAGCCTCAGGCAGAATGGGCCAACCGCATGATGTTCGCCCATGACAATGCGGTCGAGAATCTCATCATCTTCGCGCCGCTGGTGATTATCCTGAACCTCGCCGATGTCTCGACCCCCGCTACCGTGATGGCCTGCATGGTCTATTTCTGGTCGCGGATCGCGCATCTCGTGGTCTACACGCTCGGCCTGCCGGTGCTGCGCACCGTCGCCTTCATGATCGGCTTCGTCGCCCAGGCCGTGCTGGCGATCGCGATCCTGCGTATTCCGGTCTGA